The genomic window CAATTTATCATTAGGATACGTCAGTAACAACGCAGCTAATCCAGAGAAGGGAATTTTTGCTAGTCCTTATGGTGCGATCGCTCAACTCACCCTTAAACCATCCAAAACCACAGCACTTAGCGTTACCTATATCCACTCTTACAATAATGTAAATACCGGAACTGGCAGCGAATTAACCAACAACCCCTTTAATAATCAAGCAGATGCAATTACAGCTAATTCCTTTGGTGCAGAAGGTGCTTGGCAAATTAACCCAACTATCACCCTGGGAAGCCGAGTTGGTTTTATTCATGCAACAGCAGAAGACGTACCAGCAACCCCAAATGCTGTTATTTCCACATGGGCGTTACTACTAACGCTCAGAGATATTGGTAAAGAAGGTAGTTTTGCCGGATTCGTTGTAGGTCAACCGCCTAAAGTAACTCATAATAGTTTCGGTGATGCCTTTGAAGAGAAGGACACATCTTTACATCTAGAAGCCTTTTATCACTTTAAAATTACAGATAATCTAGCAATAACTCCGGGTTTATTTCTCATCACAAATCCAGAACATAATAATAATAACGACAAAATTTATATTGGCACAGTTCGGACAACTTTTACCTTCTAAGTATCAGTCGGTAGTGGCGTGGCAAGCCTAAAACAGTGCATTAAATGTAGGTTGGGTTAAGCGCAGCGCAACCCAACATTGATCTCGAAAACTCAACATAGATATTGGTTTTGGGTTTCCTAACGTCAACCCAACCTACGCCTAATCCATCATTTTAGGCTTGCCACGCCAGTAGTGCCATTCTTGAAACTCTGTCGCTTTTAAGCTAAGATTTATAGTCTATGGCTGATATCGTTCGTCAAAAAACACTGCTAGTCTATGCAAAAGAAGACGGCAAAGAGCCGTACACTGAATGGCTCTTATGCTTGAAGGACTATGTGATCCGTTCAAGGATAATTCGACGGATAGAGCGACTAAAGCAAGGTAATTACGGGGATTGCAAGCCGGTTGGAGATGGCGTGCTTGAACTGAGGTTTTTCTTTGGCAGTGGCTACCGCGTTTACTTTGGTGAATCCGCGAACGATCTAGTAATTCTCCTGTGTGGTGGCGACAAGGACAGCCAGGAGAGGGACATAGAAAAAGCTAAAGAATATTGGCAGGCTTATCAGGAGGAACAGGATGAGCAAGAAACTGAGAAACCATGACGAGATTGTATTTGAGCAGATGCTGAACCCGGAAATGGCAAAGGCTTACCTGGACGTTGCCCTTGAAGAGTACGAGCAGGATGGCGATATGGCGTTTTTTCTGGAAGCGTTGCGGAACGTGGTGGAAGCACGTTCGGGGATGACGCACCTTGCGGAAAAAACGGGTTTGAACCGCCAGAATCTTTACCGGGCTTTGTCGCCAGAAGGCAACCCAGAACTGCGAACCATCAGCATTATTCTGCATCATCTCGGCTATCGCCTGAGTGTGCAACCAATTCTGTGATTTGAACGATAATTTAGCAGCAATTCTCATTACTCACCACTTCTATTAATCCTCATATAAATCGACTTGAAGATTACCATTACCATCAAGATATAATTCTTCTTCGAGTTCTCCGTCAGTAATATCTACCTCATAAAATATGCCTTTAGGCGTAATTTCAATTTCATATTTTGTAACAATAAATCCAGGGCGTTCTTGCTTTATACGTTCTAATACAATAGGAGGAAATTCTTTCTCGGTCACATAGTATTCAGTTTCTAGCCATTCCCCGGTTGCGGAAAATTCTGCTTCGTATTGGATATTATCTTCAGTAAAAACTGCCTCATAACCGTAATCATGTCTTTGCCAGGTATGAGGAATATCAGGATATTTAGCTTGGAAAGCTGCTTTTACAGCTTCAGGAACTACTATGCCTTTTGGCTGATTATGGACATAAGTAAAAGCTAATAAACACGTTAATAAAGATAAACTACTAACAGTGCAAATAATTGATTTGATTGCTATAATTACCACTTACTTATTGAATAAATGTTCTTACTTGAGGTGATTCTAAGGGTAAGGTAATTGTGAATACAGATCCTGCGCCTAGTTCACTTTCAAGGGTAATTTGTCCGCCATGTGCTTCAGCAATAACTTGGACAATAGATAAACCTAACCCAGCACCTTCAGAACGACGGCGACTGTTTGCAGCACGAGCAAAACGCTGAAAAATTCTCTGTTGATCAGCTGGTGCAACACCTACCCCTGTGTCACGTACCCAAAAGCTAATTTTACCCCGGTGAATCATTGAACCCAGAGCAATTGTATCAGTGTTGTTTGTATGTTGAGTAGCATTTTGTGCCAAATTCATCACAGCTTGAGTCAGACGTTGACGGTCTCCAACAATTTTACCTCTGGCAACAGCTTCGAGTTGCCAGTTGCGATCGCCTAAACCTTTAACTTTAGTAAATAATTCTTCGGTGAAAGTCCGAATATCAACTGTTTCTAACTGCAAAAAATCCGGCTGCTCCGCCTTTGCTAGTAACATCAAATCATTAACAAAGCGGTTCATCCGTTCTAACTCATCCATGACTATAGTTAGAGTTTCTTGTATTTCTTGCGGGTCATTACCCATCAATTCTAAATGACCACGAATAATAGTAATAGGCGTTCGCAGTTCGTGTCCAGCATCGTTAATAAAATGGCGTTGACTAGTAAAGGCTGCTTGCAACCTATCCATCATGTCATTAAAAGTAGCTCCTAATTCTGCTAGTTCTCCGCTACCATCTATAGTGATGCGTTGATTTAAATCTGTTTCAGTAATTTTGCGAGCCGTCTGAGTTAGTAAGCGCAAAGGTGCAAGGATTTTTCCCGCAGCAAACCAAGCCAAAACTAAAGCAAATAGCACAACAACTACACTCACCTGAACAATCACGGCTAAAGCTTCTAACACTTCTCCACGTTCCCCAGCCGTGGTGTGAGCAACGACTAACACTCCCATGACTTCGCCGTCAATTTTCACAGGTTGAGCTAGATAAAGGATACTATCAACTTCACTACCAAGGATGACCTTTTCTCCTTGTGCAGGTTTTGTTAACCTTGCCCAATCTAGAATGATTTTTGCATCTCTATCCATTTCTTTTGGTCTAGCTCTGGGACTCGATTTATAAAATCTTTCGTCCATTAACGCAATCAAAAATGTATCATCTTCTGGCAGTTGATTACCTAAAAAAGCATCAAAAAACTGTTGTAGTTCCTTTTTTGTGGTTGGTGGCTTTTTTAGCCGGGTATCACCACTTCTCAGGTTATCAATAGCTTCAATACTTTCTTCATCTAGAGGCTCAGAACTGTTACTTTTACCCGTCAGTAATTGCTCAAATATTTGAATTTTCTCTCTTGATTCATCATTGACACGTTGATTAACTTGTGCATATAAAGCCTGACGAATTGCAGGAATAAAAACCAGAAAAATCACAAATAAGATGATCGCATACCAGGACAAAATCCTTGTACGCGTAGCCCAAAAGAAGCCTCGACGATGTTTTATATATGTTTTGGCTATTGTAGTTTGATTGTTCAGCACTAATCTCAGACTGTCGGGATTAAATAGAGAAACTTGAGATTTGTCTCTTTTTCGTTGTTTCCCCATATAAACTATAATTTTGTGGGTTTTATACGCGTTAAAAATTGGAATTTGGAATATTAAATCCAAAAACCCAATCTTTACATCCAAAATTCCGGTCATATAGGGAACACACACATCTTACGACAGAATTTATATTCTGTAGATTAAGCGGAAAGGTTGTAATAGAACCTATGTTTATGAATTTATGATGGTGAAATGAGAAAATCATGAAATTTTGATGAGAAAATTCTCATGTTCGCAGACGATAACCCATACCTCGGACAGTTTCAATTAAGTCACTACCTAATTTTTTGCGTAAATAACCCACATAAACATCAACAATATTTGAGCCTGGGTCATAGTCATAACCCCAGACTCTATCTAATAATTGTTCCCGACTGAAAACTTGACCAGGATGGCGCAGGAAGGTTTCTGCAAGGGTAAATTCCCGCGCTGGTAACTCTACTATATTTTGACCTACTTTAGCTTTGCGCGATCGCAAGTTTAAAACCACATCCCCAAACTTGAGTACCATCTCTTCAGTAGCTTGACTGTTACCATTGTTACGTAACCTAGCTTTTATCCGTACTAACAATTCCTCAAACCGAAAAGGCTTAGTTACATAGTCATCTGCACCAGTTTCAAAGCCTGCAACTTTATCTTGAATGTCATCACGGGCAGTTAAAATAATTACCGGAACATTTTCCCCTTGTCCACGTATTTCTGCCAATACATCTAAGCCATCTTTACCAGGAAGCCCCAAATCCAAAATCATTAAGTCAAAACCGCTACTTAACGCCATGTTAGTAGCAGAATCAGCATCAACGGCTATAGACGTTGTAAAACCATGAGAACGTAACCCTTTCTCAATAAAAGCCGCTATGCGGGGTTCATCTTCCACGATGAGAATTCGATTCATCCGATGCAACCTCTGTTTGTGGTTCTAAAGCTAAGACACCTATAAAACTAGAACCTGTTCCCAATCCCCTGTCACCTGTCACCTGTCACCTGTCACCTTCAAACCAAACTATCCCCCCCTGGTTGACTAATTACTAATCGCAAAACTGATAATCCTAAAATTATTAAAAATAGCACCAACCCAATTGTACAAGCATAGGTAATTTCTAAATTACTAAAGGCTTGCTCGTAGAGATAATAAACAATTGTTTTAGAACTATTAAGTGGGCCACCTTGAGTCATAATAAAAACTTCTTCAAATACCTTCGTCGCTGAAATTGCTGAAATTACTGCGACTAATGCTAAGTAAGGCTTCATTAAAGGTACAGTAATATCCCAATGTTTACGAATACCATCTGAACCATCAATAGCGGCAGCTTCATATACATCTGCTGGAATTGATTGCAATCCAGCTAAATAAATCACCATGTAATAACCTAGTCCTTTCCAGATGGTGACAGCCATAACGCTAGCTAGAGTAATTGGCACAATGCCGAAAATTTTAGCGGAACTAGTCAACCAGGGAATACCATCTGGGAACAGACCTAACATTTTCAGGAATTGATTCAGTAAACCGTTTTCTGCATATAGCCACTTCCAAGCTATCCCGGCAACGACCATAGAAATAACGACTGGCGTATAGTAGGCGGCACGAAACCAATTAATTCCTCGTAATTTTTGATTAACTAAAATTGCCAATCCTAAAGGAAAAATAACTAGAATTGGGACTACACCTACAAGATAGAGAAAGGTGTTTTCTAAAGTTTTCCAAAAAACGGCATCTTGCCACAAACGGAGGAAGTTTTTAATACCTATCCATTGCGGTGCTAGGCTGAGGTCTTCGTAGCTAGTAAAACTGAGGTAAAAAGCTTGCAGTGCAGGCCAGAATACAGTTAAGCCCAGCAGAATTAAAGCCGGTAGTAAAAATAAATAAGGAGTTAGTCGCCGTTTAATGACTATCAAATCTTTAGGCGTTAATTGTTTCATAAATAGCTGTGCTTATTTAAGCTAGCCTGCGGAGACAAACTAGTGGGGCATATCTTCAACAATAAATAGTATCAGCTATTCTAGTTTTTCTGCGGCTGGCTGGATAGGGAGCAAATTCTTCTCCCCCTGTACCCTCAGAGATGGATTACCTTCTGCCTTCTCAAATTCTTTGAGCAGTAGGATCTCAATTTCATGAGCAGGCAAAGGTTTAGAAAATAAGTAACCTTGACCAAATTCACATCCAAGTTGCTTTAAGCGTTGAAGTTGCTCCTGCATTTCAATACCTTCTGCCACAACTGCCAATCCCAGTTGATTACTGAGTGCAATGATGGTTTTGATAACTTGATAATTCCGTGTTCCTTCCTGAATGTGGTTAATAAAGGAGCGATCAATTTTCAAGGTATCAGCAGGTAATCGATGCAGATAATTGAGAGATGAATATCCAGTACCAAAATCATCAATGCTGATTTTAATGCCTAGTGTTTTTAATTCCTCTAATACAATGATTGTCTCAGTTATATTCTCAATCAGAATACTCTCAGTAATTTCTAGGCTAAGGGAATGACCATCTAAACCAGCTTGAGTGAGAATTTCTTCCACATCCTTCACTAAAGTAGCTTTGCAGATATCTTGAACTGAGAGATTTACACTTACCTTGAGAGCTAATTTACTATCAAACTGCTGTTTCCAATTTGCCATTTGTTGGCAGGCTGTTTGCAGTACCCAATTATCTAGAGGGACAATCAGACCTGTTTCTTCCGCGATGGGAATAAAATCTCCGGGAGAAATGAAGCCGCGAGTGGGGTGTTGCCAGCGCACTAATGCTTCAACACCAACTAAATGATTGCTATTGATATCAAGAATTGGTTGGTAGTAAACAATAAATTCTTCTCGTTCCAGTGCTTTTCGGAGGTCACTTTCTAAATTTAGTCGTGTCACTGCCTGGATGTGCATCTGGGCATCAAAAATTTTATAGCAGCTTTTGCCTTGAGCCTTGGCTCGATACATGGCAAGATCAGAATCTCGGATTAAATCTGAGGCTTGATGATAACTTGCCGTTCCTAATACAATGCCAATGCTCGTAGTGATAAATACTTCATGTCCATTGAGTATTAATGGAGCTTGAAATTCTGCTAAAATTCGCGTGGCAACAGCAACTGCTTCTTCAATCCCTTCTACACTTTCCACTAAAATCACAAACTCATCGCCACCTAAGCGAGCTGCCAAATCCATTGCCCGAATTTTTGATTTTAGCTTCTGAGCAATCATATTTAGGAGTTCATCTCCAGCTAAATGCCCCAAGCTGTCATTAATAATTTTGAATCGATCCATATCGAGAAACAACACAGCGAAATGATAATTTTCAATTCGCTTGGCTCGGTTGATAGCTAATTCCAATCGTTCCATGAGCAGGTTACGATTAGGTAAGTTAGTTAAAGAATCATGTAGGGCGTTGTAAAGTAGTTGTGCTTCTGCTTCTTTTCGTTCGGTAATATCAGTGATTGTACCAACATATCCCGTAATTTTTCCAGTAATATCAAACTCAGTAACAGCTTGTCCAAATACCCAAGTAACAGTGCCATCAGGCTGTTGAAATCGGTACTCTAGCTGGAAAGGACGATTTTCTCGTGCAGCAGCATACAACTCCATTAAAACTTTGTTTTGGTCGTCGGGATGAATACTTTTTACCCATCCAGTCTTGAGGGCTGTTTGAGAAGTTAAGCCAGCCAGCTTGCACCAGCGTTCATTGACGTAAAGACAATTCCCTTCAGCATCGGTACGAAAAATCCCCACAGGAGCTGCGGCTGCTAAAGAAGCATACCTTTGTTCGCTTTGCCGCAGTTCTGCTTCTGTTCGTTGTCGTTCGGCTAGTTCAGTTTGTAGCTGCTGGTAAGCCGTGGCTTGTTGAATAGCGATCGCCATTTGGGTAGAAAGCTGTTCTAATAAAGCTGTTTCTTCAGCTTCCCACTGTCGCGGTGCTTGGCTCTCAACGACATTCAACAATCCCCACAGTTTATGACTGTTGATAATTGGGACTAAAATTTTCGCCCTAATCTGTAAGCTTTTTAGTAGTTGACGGTGACAATCGCTCATCTGTGTCGTGTATATATCAGACACGACTCGAATCCGTTCCTGGCGATATATCTCAACCCAATCAGCCGCGAAACAAGAATCATAAATTTCTTGTCCCAGATAACAAATATGACCATTGGCTACGGATTCTGCAACCACAACCATGCTCCAGTCGGGTTGAAATTGCCAGATGTTAACGCGATCGCACTTTAAAAGCGATCGCACTTCTTGGACTGTGGTATCAAGAATATCTTGCAGGTGCAGGGAAGACCGAATTTGGGTAGAAATATTTGCAATTAACTTTTCTCGTTCTGCTTTTGCTTTGAGTTTCGCTGTCCGTTCTTGGACTTCCTGCTCTAATTCAGCGTTGCGATTTTGCAGCAGTTCTAATTTCTCTGTTTCTAAGCAAGATACCCGACGTTCCAATACACCAACTAATTGATTTAACTCTAGAGGATTGAGGACTTTGAGAATACTTGTCTGGGTAACGATGCCTAACAACTCGCCTTGCTTACCAATCACCACTAACCTTTTAACCAAGTACTGCTGCATAATCTGTTGCACAATCCACAGCGAGTCTTGAGGACTAACTGAGAACACGGGTGTACTCATGACAACCTGTGCTTGTAAGTCCTCAAAATCCAGTTTTAAGGCTTGAAACTGGACGATATCTCGCTCTGTGACAATGCCAATGGGTATTTGTATGAGTTTACCTTGTACCTCCTGAAATCTTTCTTCTACAAGTACCACCGAGCTTACCTGATGTTCTGCCATCAAGCGAGTGATAGCTAGCATAGAAACACTGGGAGCAGCACAAATCACTTCAGAAGTCATGACATCGGCAACGACACGGAGGTGTAGTAAGTCTATAGGGCGAGACAATTGCCGCAAGCTTTCATGGGTGAGTATGCCGACGATGTGGTTTTGCTCGTCAACTAGTGGTAAATGGCGAATGTGATATTGCTGGAGTAAATTGATGGCAACAAACAGATCAGTAAATGCAGATTGCTGTAAGGTAATGACTGGATGTGCCATCACCTCAGCAATTGTCAGATTTTCTAGCGATCGCTTTTGGGAACTGAGACGAACTACGTCACGTTCTGTAAAAATGCCTAATAACTGATTGCCTTCTACAATCAACACGTAACTCGAACGCGCTTCTAGGTATAGGGCTGCAAGTTCAGTATCTGCCTTTTTGGAAGATGAACATACAGCACGAATCCCACTCATTTGGGCGATCGCCACTACCACCGATGTATCTGGCGAAACTATCAGTGGGTTACGAACGATGGCAGATTCCAGATCAGCTTCTGTCAAAGCAGTGGATGATATGAACATTCGTGCAATAGTATGTAAAAGTTCTTAACCTGTCATTGTTATCATGCCCATCCCATCATCGTACTTAACATATTAAGATCACGGAGAGAGTTCTGTTTGCTCAAAGACATTTTTGAGGAGAGTCAAACCGTGTTCAATTTGTGATATTTGTTCTGGTGTGAGATCCTGTAAAATTT from Nostoc sp. UHCC 0870 includes these protein-coding regions:
- a CDS encoding type II toxin-antitoxin system RelE/ParE family toxin → MADIVRQKTLLVYAKEDGKEPYTEWLLCLKDYVIRSRIIRRIERLKQGNYGDCKPVGDGVLELRFFFGSGYRVYFGESANDLVILLCGGDKDSQERDIEKAKEYWQAYQEEQDEQETEKP
- a CDS encoding addiction module antidote protein, producing MSKKLRNHDEIVFEQMLNPEMAKAYLDVALEEYEQDGDMAFFLEALRNVVEARSGMTHLAEKTGLNRQNLYRALSPEGNPELRTISIILHHLGYRLSVQPIL
- a CDS encoding PepSY-like domain-containing protein → MVIIAIKSIICTVSSLSLLTCLLAFTYVHNQPKGIVVPEAVKAAFQAKYPDIPHTWQRHDYGYEAVFTEDNIQYEAEFSATGEWLETEYYVTEKEFPPIVLERIKQERPGFIVTKYEIEITPKGIFYEVDITDGELEEELYLDGNGNLQVDLYED
- a CDS encoding sensor histidine kinase, producing the protein MGKQRKRDKSQVSLFNPDSLRLVLNNQTTIAKTYIKHRRGFFWATRTRILSWYAIILFVIFLVFIPAIRQALYAQVNQRVNDESREKIQIFEQLLTGKSNSSEPLDEESIEAIDNLRSGDTRLKKPPTTKKELQQFFDAFLGNQLPEDDTFLIALMDERFYKSSPRARPKEMDRDAKIILDWARLTKPAQGEKVILGSEVDSILYLAQPVKIDGEVMGVLVVAHTTAGERGEVLEALAVIVQVSVVVVLFALVLAWFAAGKILAPLRLLTQTARKITETDLNQRITIDGSGELAELGATFNDMMDRLQAAFTSQRHFINDAGHELRTPITIIRGHLELMGNDPQEIQETLTIVMDELERMNRFVNDLMLLAKAEQPDFLQLETVDIRTFTEELFTKVKGLGDRNWQLEAVARGKIVGDRQRLTQAVMNLAQNATQHTNNTDTIALGSMIHRGKISFWVRDTGVGVAPADQQRIFQRFARAANSRRRSEGAGLGLSIVQVIAEAHGGQITLESELGAGSVFTITLPLESPQVRTFIQ
- a CDS encoding response regulator transcription factor yields the protein MNRILIVEDEPRIAAFIEKGLRSHGFTTSIAVDADSATNMALSSGFDLMILDLGLPGKDGLDVLAEIRGQGENVPVIILTARDDIQDKVAGFETGADDYVTKPFRFEELLVRIKARLRNNGNSQATEEMVLKFGDVVLNLRSRKAKVGQNIVELPAREFTLAETFLRHPGQVFSREQLLDRVWGYDYDPGSNIVDVYVGYLRKKLGSDLIETVRGMGYRLRT
- a CDS encoding carbohydrate ABC transporter permease; this translates as MKQLTPKDLIVIKRRLTPYLFLLPALILLGLTVFWPALQAFYLSFTSYEDLSLAPQWIGIKNFLRLWQDAVFWKTLENTFLYLVGVVPILVIFPLGLAILVNQKLRGINWFRAAYYTPVVISMVVAGIAWKWLYAENGLLNQFLKMLGLFPDGIPWLTSSAKIFGIVPITLASVMAVTIWKGLGYYMVIYLAGLQSIPADVYEAAAIDGSDGIRKHWDITVPLMKPYLALVAVISAISATKVFEEVFIMTQGGPLNSSKTIVYYLYEQAFSNLEITYACTIGLVLFLIILGLSVLRLVISQPGGDSLV
- a CDS encoding EAL domain-containing protein translates to MFISSTALTEADLESAIVRNPLIVSPDTSVVVAIAQMSGIRAVCSSSKKADTELAALYLEARSSYVLIVEGNQLLGIFTERDVVRLSSQKRSLENLTIAEVMAHPVITLQQSAFTDLFVAINLLQQYHIRHLPLVDEQNHIVGILTHESLRQLSRPIDLLHLRVVADVMTSEVICAAPSVSMLAITRLMAEHQVSSVVLVEERFQEVQGKLIQIPIGIVTERDIVQFQALKLDFEDLQAQVVMSTPVFSVSPQDSLWIVQQIMQQYLVKRLVVIGKQGELLGIVTQTSILKVLNPLELNQLVGVLERRVSCLETEKLELLQNRNAELEQEVQERTAKLKAKAEREKLIANISTQIRSSLHLQDILDTTVQEVRSLLKCDRVNIWQFQPDWSMVVVAESVANGHICYLGQEIYDSCFAADWVEIYRQERIRVVSDIYTTQMSDCHRQLLKSLQIRAKILVPIINSHKLWGLLNVVESQAPRQWEAEETALLEQLSTQMAIAIQQATAYQQLQTELAERQRTEAELRQSEQRYASLAAAAPVGIFRTDAEGNCLYVNERWCKLAGLTSQTALKTGWVKSIHPDDQNKVLMELYAAARENRPFQLEYRFQQPDGTVTWVFGQAVTEFDITGKITGYVGTITDITERKEAEAQLLYNALHDSLTNLPNRNLLMERLELAINRAKRIENYHFAVLFLDMDRFKIINDSLGHLAGDELLNMIAQKLKSKIRAMDLAARLGGDEFVILVESVEGIEEAVAVATRILAEFQAPLILNGHEVFITTSIGIVLGTASYHQASDLIRDSDLAMYRAKAQGKSCYKIFDAQMHIQAVTRLNLESDLRKALEREEFIVYYQPILDINSNHLVGVEALVRWQHPTRGFISPGDFIPIAEETGLIVPLDNWVLQTACQQMANWKQQFDSKLALKVSVNLSVQDICKATLVKDVEEILTQAGLDGHSLSLEITESILIENITETIIVLEELKTLGIKISIDDFGTGYSSLNYLHRLPADTLKIDRSFINHIQEGTRNYQVIKTIIALSNQLGLAVVAEGIEMQEQLQRLKQLGCEFGQGYLFSKPLPAHEIEILLLKEFEKAEGNPSLRVQGEKNLLPIQPAAEKLE